One genomic window of Plasmodium coatneyi strain Hackeri chromosome 12, complete sequence includes the following:
- a CDS encoding Diacylglycerol kinase produces MKYIFLFVNPTAGGNRASMFTDFGVNGIIFHKPHKCHFSIYNILEGEHGKKPGFLHLSSVTNSPPEAEIKSEFVTPQSGGPLNKSSHPVEGKSTTPNRNPSHNTSKNGTNEPSNNTGSNNDDGIAGEDENICAYVLVAGGDGTLNWFLKEAEHYDIKDDKIAVGVIPFGTGNDFAKAFGWKKMDGFFNYTFLFDILKKIVDQAFKSKIEKHDYWNVHVKLKEEGYFNKISSATKKKETLTENEQNVKVLKLCMSNYFSIGIDSRIGRGFERHRQKSAFINKLIYAVEGFKKIIFKKNIPVNLIIDKMVTGKNYENVIFTTSHNDSTSPPPPVLKKAMSIICVNIPSYSSGNDIWNYTHKIGLKLPKDLPLEQKKMYKDLKKSQQEVGDGVLEFVIYQSGVDLGLEFTLRGRAFRVHQGVGPWKILFKEQVCNVYFQVDGEYYLMSSPESISIDHYKKINVLKNMV; encoded by the exons ATgaagtatatttttctgtttgtcAATCCTACTGCGGGGGGGAATAGAGCATCTATGTTCACCGAC TTTGGAGTCAACGGTATAATATTCCACAAGCCGCACAAGTGCCATTTCTCCATTTACAACATTTTGGAAGGCGAGCATGGGAAGAAGCCCGGGTTCCTGCACCTCAGTTCTGTGACGAACAGCCCTCCGGAGGCTGAAATTAAAAGTGAGTTCGTGACCCCCCAATCGGGGGGCCCTCTTAACAAAAGTAGCCACCCCGTGGAGGGGAAAAGCACCACACCCAACCGCAACCCAAGTCATAACACCAGTAAAAACGGAACAAATGAACCAAGTAACAATACAGGTAGTAATAACGATGATGGCATAGCTGGGGAGGATGAAAACATATGTGCCTACGTCCTAGTGGCAGGAGGAGATGGAACATTGAATTGGTTTCTAAAAGAAGCAGAACATTATGACATTAAGGACGATAAAATTGCCGTAGGCGTAATTCCCTTCGGAACAGGCAACGATTTTGCCAAAGCGTtcggatggaaaaaaatggatggcTTTTTTAACTAcacctttttatttgatattttaaaaaaaatagtagaTCAAGCGTTCAAGtctaaaattgaaaaacatGATTATTGGAACGTACATGTGAAGTTGAAGGAAGAGGggtattttaataaaatcaGTTCTGCgacgaaaaagaaggaaacctTAACtgaaaatgaacagaatgtGAAGGTCCTAAAACTATGCATGAGCAATTACTTCAGTATAGGGATAGATTCAAGGATAGGTAGAGGGTTTGAAAGACACAGACAGAAAAGTGCCTTTATTAATAAACTCATTTATGCCGTTgaaggatttaaaaaaattatttttaaaaaaaatattcctgtTAATTTAATTATTGACAAAATGGTTACTGGCAAAAATTACGAAAACGTTATTTTTACGACTAGCCATAATGACAGCACatctcctcccccccctgtACTCAAAAAAGCAATGAGCATAATATGCGTCAATATTCCCTCCTACTCCTCTGGAAATGACATATGGAATTATACGCATAAAATTGGGTTAAAGTTACCAAAGGATTTACCTttggagcagaaaaaaatgtataaagatttaaaaaaatcgcaACAGGAGGTGGGGGATGGTGTGCTGGAATTTGTCATATATCAGTCAGGGGTAGACTTGGGGTTGGAATTCACCCTGAGGGGTAGAGCCTTTAGGGTGCACCAGGGAGTTGGCCCGTGGAAAATACTTTTTAAAGAGCAAGTGTGTAATGTTTATTTTCAGGTGGATGGGGAGTACTACCTCATGTCGTCTCCCGAGAGCATCTCCATCGACCATTACAAGAAGATCAACGTGTTGAAGAATATGGTGTGA